In Daphnia pulicaria isolate SC F1-1A chromosome 5, SC_F0-13Bv2, whole genome shotgun sequence, a single genomic region encodes these proteins:
- the LOC124340575 gene encoding phosphatidylinositol 4-kinase alpha-like, with the protein MIETSDFFSKTVQHLARSLAHIENTPWEKVSNLFNLCPARGARGEYKLDHRGQSAVIALGIYYLESRLNFPNSPFPHKNKILPYFFDLIRNLPLARWTDSQLLFQNRCLPTSECFAFSMTTLLCDVAVLDEEARAEILDFQVTFLIEISQLILSKRQDSENPPNVVLCKRIVPLLFGHARAMGRFSAPLFFLKLFPKATPPVLVRTEPSSTKNRSFSNFRSIIPQSLSTTIFANIDPFHSKANGKEEDDSSAVYFRAFGSSFEVPSHGHSIQFTVSHLEAILRVAQLSLLEKSVLKYLDGLAGETFSSQTASKYPYKSFSETLNLVLVTVLKQILSGHGQLPLSFMTDIQELVRSLFTSGQTELQSRHFDQHKHLLMESKTTSSSLTSATRYRLTVQANASCVDLLVWAAMEEVTAESVLNRLADKIHSKDNNHLIMAHLPLLLVCLKALGQLAVKFTHLASNVIACLRDFLVSPSPILLRLHHQSQNHQNPNLEDPLALSARAAFERLREASIDNLCLALKAGMQVDPNCVQAFLASVSNRLFMAENSDNESALIANNTVITLGHVAVTLKETSRTAESILQFFQVRFCHPPSPLDVLIVDQLGCMVLAKSEVHICDEIMRMFTSITVEDCSTVYSSSSSAQAQGQPQTQGGGGDMPDKTKNQYRHVSQAVLNALANVANGIQGDNETNELLVRLLELFVQLGLEGKRASERSASLMKASSSAGNLGVLIPIIAAVIRRMPTMAGAGPIKPRLHKLFRDFWLYCVVMGFTLQESGLWPAEWYRGVVEIAVKSPLLVSQTSLRSELRELQYTSALRNESISVNELTDLKTQILHLLDNPAEVVPLVKNLSFAQSCYLFSVYSLETLRVQHAADTSFDAIFEYLQDPVIQKDKSGMWQCLLSVGERVFAIFLDVLSSKPKDGRREVELERHAQYLLVLFNHVQRQIRKVADRCLSSLVDRFPHLLWNQNVLFAMLDILEVLSGSLHLDPHQGPSRLAVPNSPHSIVLMDTQEAREGIVKDFSDRCHAILAEAIKWAPESTRARLQEYSHRRQGGSSSGVPRHHAGMALLITESLHTFASLNCQCSPLAKQTLDKLPSCVKCDSPRFIAVLGKRNRYSGQVAGMFSCLQSDTAVTKDKVQEKLSAQLMEDMRQSCLDKDEKAHCRALWCIAALVIRIDGVCRNLLHSIAWSHLELFTSGAVSAAVECWQWIISARPDLEFCFLQEMSAAWQYAFEKRMGLFAVEDEDAVVNPLAVHEGAELLPAAPLVEPHDLWIRFLIERIEIAKHCSQDQVELFAQMFDVTLPFDVGSRKPRMSRHPAAAGTRYRLLQCALSLLQGDMLARSLSKNLLRERVYQTCLDYFCCRPQCPNKKRMPELREDALAMIRFWHTMHSDKKYLKQSLVGTDQNDDTMSTFSSNYQLTAGGGGGGSLAGDRAGVGGSGNSSTLQPPASSRNNYDVRSSASSTDLTRGTGSALAGAGWANTVPLNNATAMSSLSRRVNRMKRANNPDNFVKDYIKKRNLILSLLAAEVEFFSTWLNPLSLPELQLPGEDVVNSWRAQQITERVWRDNVRLAWDISPVLAVRMAARLRSAAGVEREIQRLVQLTPSCVAHIPEALDYLVTPDSIINESPELTHALYWSRVHPVKALAFFSRQYPPHPITAQLAVRCLNSYPPDAVLFYVPQLVQAVRYDNMGYVVEFIKVLAQKSQLAAHQLIWNMQTNKFTDEEGHTKDDDLYDTLESLIESIVTGLSGPAKKFYEREFDFFGKITAVSGDIRPFPKGAERKKACLEQLSKIAVQPGCYLPSNPEALVMDIDYNSGTPMQSAAKAPYLARFRVLRCGLLELEHRGLTSEGDQKSAGQQEQDNSNLVWQAAIFKVGDDVRQDMLALQVISLFKNIFQQVDLDLFLFPYRVVATSPGCGVIECVPNAKSRDQLGRQTDVNLNDYFINKYGDEMTQEFQTARRNFIRSMAAYSLVGFLLQIKDRHNGNIMIDGDGHIIHIDFGFMFESSPGGNLGFEPDIKLTEEMVMIMGGKMEAPPFRYFMELCVRAYLAVRPYREAIVSLVSLMLDTRLPCFRGQTIKLLQARFVPMASDREAANHMINIVRSSFRNIRTRTYDMIQYYQNQIPY; encoded by the exons ATGATTGAGACGAGCGATTTCTTCAGCAAAACGGTGCAGCATCTTGCACGGTCGCTAGCTCACATTGAAAATACGCCATGGGAAAAG GTGTCGAATCTTTTCAACCTTTGCCCTGCCAGAGGTGCTAGGGGGGAATACAAGTTGGACCACCGTGGTCAATCGGCAGTTATTGCCCTTGGAATTTATTACTTGGAGTCCCGTCTCAACTTCCCCAACAGTCCATTCCCCCACAAGAACAAAATACTGCCCTACTTTTTCGATTTGATCAGAAACCTTCCCCTCGCCAGATGGACAGACAGCCAGTTGCTGTTTCAAAACCGTTGCCTGCCCACGTCGGAATGCTTTGCTTTCTCCATGACCACACTGCTGTGCGACGTGGCAGTGCTGGACGAAGAGGCCAGGGCAGAGATCCTGGATTTCCAGGTCACCTTCCTGATTGAAATCTCGCAGCTGATTCTCAGCAAGAGGCAGGACTCTGAGAATCCGCCCAATGTCGTTTTGTGCAAACGTATTGTGCCCTTGCTGTTTGGGCACGCCAGGGCCATGGGCCGTTTCTCTGccccactttttttcctgaaGCTGTTCCCCAAAGCGACTCCGCCCGTTCTGGTTCGTACCGAACCTTCGTCGACGAAGAATCGCAGTTTCTCCAACTTCCGGTCCATCATCCCGCAGTCTCTGTCGACCACCATCTTCGCCAACATCGACCCGTTCCACTCGAAAGCCaatgggaaagaagaagacgactcCTCGGCCGTCTACTTTCGAGCCTTTGGGTCCAGCTTCGAAGTGCCCAGTCATGGCCACTCGATCCAATTTACCGTGTCCCATCTGGAGGCCATTCTCAGGGTGGCCCAGTTGAGTCTGTTGGAGAAGTCGGTGCTCAAGTACCTGGACGGCCTGGCCGGCGAAACGTTCTCGTCGCAAACGGCCAGCAAGTACCCGTACAAGTCGTTCAGCGAAACCCTCAACTTGGTCCTGGTGACGGTCCTCAAGCAGATCCTGAGCGGCCACGGCCAGCTGCCGCTCAGCTTCATGACGGACATTCAAGAATTGGTGCGGTCCCTTTTCACTTCGGGACAGACGGAGCTGCAGAGTCGACATTTCGACCAGCACAAGCATTTGCTGATGGAATCCAAAACGACCAGCAGTTCTCTCACTAGCGCCACCag GTATCGACTGACGGTTCAGGCCAACGCCTCGTGTGTCGATTTGCTGGTGTGGGCGGCCATGGAAGAAGTGACGGCCGAGAGCGTCCTCAATCGATTGGCGGACAAGATCCACTCCAAGGACAACAACCACCTCATCATGGCCCATTTGCCGTTGCTGTTGGTCTGCCTCAAAGCCCTGGGCCAGTTGGCCGTCAAGTTCACTCACTTGGCCTCCAACGTCATCGCTTGTTTGCGGGACTTTCTCGTCAGTCCGTCGCCGATCCTCCTGCGACTCCACCACCAGTCGCAGAACCACCAAAATCCAAATCTGGAAGACCCACTGGCCCTTTCGGCCCGGGCGGCTTTTGAGCGACTCAGAGAGGCCAGCATCGATAATCTGTGCCTGGCCTTGAAGGCCGGCATGCAGGTGGACCCTAACTGCGTCCAGGCGTTCCTGGCCAGCGTCTCTAACCGCCTGTTTATGGCCGAGAATTCCGACAACGAGAGCGCCCTGATCGCCAACAACACGGTCATCACTTTGGGTCACGTGGCCGTCACCCTCAAGGAGACGTCCAGGACGGCCGAGTCGATTCTCCAGTTTTTCCAGGTGCGTTTCTGTCACCCGCCGTCGCCACTGGACGTCCTGATTGTCGACCAGCTGGGCTGCATGGTGCTGGCCAAGAGCGAAGTTCACATTTGCGACGAGATTATGCGGATGTTTACGTCCATCACGGTCGAAGATTGCAGCACCGTttactcgtcgtcgtcgtcggcccaGGCCCAGGGCCAGCCTCAGACccagggtggtggtggtgacatGCCGGACAAGACTAAAAATCAATACCGGCACGTTTCGCAGGCCGTTTTGAACGCGCTGGCCAATGTGGCCAACGGCATCCAAGGAGATAATGAAACCAACGAGTTACTAGTCCGCCTGCTGGAACTCTTTGTCCAGCTGGGCCTAGAAGGCAAACGAGCGTCGGAACGGTCCGCTTCCCTCATGAAAG CTTCGAGCAGTGCCGGCAATTTAGGGGTGCTGATTCCCATCATCGCGGCCGTCATCCGGCGGATGCCGACCATGGCCGGCGCCGGCCCCATCAAGCCACGCCTGCACAAACTCTTTCGTGATTTCTGGCTCTACTGCGTCGTGATGGGCTTCACGCTGCAAGAGTCTGGCCTGTGGCCGGCCGAGTGGTACCGCGGCGTGGTGGAAATCGCCGTCAAGTCTCCGCTGCTGGTCTCGCAGACGTCGCTGCGCTCGGAGCTGCGCGAGCTTCAGTACACATCCGCTTTGCGCAACGAGAGCATCTCGGTCAACGAGCTGACGGACCTCAAGACGCAGATCCTTCACCTGCTGGACAATCCGGCCGAGGTGGTGCCGCTGGTCAAGAATCTTTCGTTCGCCCAGTCGTGCTACCTCTTCTCCGTCTACAGCCTGGAGACACTGCGGGTCCAGCACGCGGCCGACACGAGTTTCGACGCCATTTTCGAGTACCTCCAGGATCCCGTCATCCAGAAGGACAAATCCGGAATGTGGCAGTGTCTGCTGAGCGTTGGCGAGCGCGTCTTTGCCATTTTTCTCGACGTCCTCTCGTCCAAGCCCAAGGACGGGCGGAGGGAAGTTGAACTGGAGCGACACGCCCAGTACCTCCTGGTCCTATTCAATCACGTCCAGCGGCAGATCCGCAAAGTGGCCGATCGATGCCTCTCGTCGCTGGTCGACCGGTTCCCGCACCTCCTCTGGAATCAGAACGTTCTCTTCGCCATGCTGGACATTCTCGAGGTCCTGTCCGGCTCACTCCACCTGGATCCTCACCAAGGTCCCAGTCGACTGGCCGTTCCCAATTCGCCGCATTCGATCGTCCTGATGGACACGCAGGAGGCCCGTGAGGGGATCGTCAAGGATTTCTCGGATCGATGCCACGCCATCCTGGCCGAGGCCATCAAATGGGCCCCGGAATCGACCCGGGCCCGTCTCCAGGAGTATTCGCACCGGCGCCAGGGCGGATCGAGCTCGGGTGTTCCGCGCCACCACGCCGGAATGGCTCTGCTCATCACCGAGTCGCTCCACACGTTCGCCTCGCTCAACTGCCAGTGCTCGCCGCTGGCCAAACAGACCCTGGACAAGCTGCCGTCGTGCGTCAAATGCGACTCGCCGCGATTCATCGCCGTCCTGGGCAAGCGCAACCGCTACTCGGGTCAAGTGGCCGGAATGTTCAGCTGCCTCCAGTCGGACACGGCCGTCACCAAAGATAAAGTCCAGGAGAAATTGTCGGCCCAGTTGATGGAAGACATGCGCCAGTCGTGCCTGGACAAGGACGAAAAGGCCCACTGCCGGGCACTGTG GTGCATCGCCGCCCTTGTTATCCGCATCGACGGCGTCTGCCGGAATCTACTCCACTCGATCGCCTGGTCGCATTTGGAGCTGTTCACCAGCGGGGCTGTCAGTGCCGCCGTCGAGTGTTGGCAATGGATCATATCCGCCCGGCCGGACCTGGAATTTTGCTTCCTGCAGGAAATGTCGGCCGCTTGGCAGTACGCCTTTGAGAAGCGGATGGGATTGTTTGCCGTCGAGGACGAGGATGCCGTCGTCAATCCGCTGGCCGTTCACGAAGGCGCTGAATTGCTTCCGGCAGCTCCGCTGGTCGAGCCGCACGACCTCTGGATCCGCTTCCTCATTGAGCGGATTGAAATAGCCAAACATTGCAGTCAGGATCAG gtcGAGTTGTTTGCCCAAATGTTTGACGTGACTCTGCCGTTCGACGTGGGCAGCCGCAAGCCGCGGATGAGTCGACATCCGGCGGCTGCCGGAACTCGCTACCGTTTGCTGCAGTGCGCCCTGTCTCTGCTGCAGGGCGACATGCTGGCCCGATCGCTGTCCAAGAACCTCCTGCGCGAGCGGGTCTACCAGACTTGCCTGGACTATTTCTGCTGCCGGCCGCAGTGCCCCAACAAGAAGCGGATGCCGGAACTCAGAGAAGACGCTCTGGCCATGATCCGCTTTTGGCACACGATGCACTCGGACAAAAAGTATCTCAAACAAAGTCTCGTCGGGACGGACCAg aaCGACGACACCATGTCGACTTTCTCGTCCAACTATCAACTGACGGCaggtggcggtggtggaggGTCGTTGGCCGGCGACCGGGCCGGTGTCGGCGGAAGCGGCAACAGCAGCACTTTGCAACCACCGGCCTCTTCCCGTAACAATTACGACGTCCGATCCAGCGCCTCGTCGACGGATTTGACCCGGGGAACGGGCTCGGCTCTGGCCGGCGCCGGCTGGGCAAACACGGTGCCGCTCAACAACGCGACGGCCATGAGCTCCCTGTCACGGCGCGTCAACCGGATGAAACGGGCCAACAATCCGGACAATTTCGTCAAGGATTACATCAAGAAACGCAATTTGATCCTCTCTCTGCTGGCCGCTGAGGTGGAATTCTTCTCCACCTGGTTGAATCCGCTCTCCCTTCCGGAATTGCAGTTGCCCGGCGAGGACGTGGTCAATTCGTGGCGGGCCCAGCAGATCACGGAACGAGTTTGGAGGGACAATGTCCGACTGGCTTGGGACATTAGCCCCGTGCTGGCCGTCCGGATGGCCGCCCGACTCCGATCCGCCGCCGGAGTGGAACGCGAAATCCAGCGGCTGGTCCAGCTGACGCCCAGCTGCGTCGCCCACATACCCGAGGCCCTCGACTACCTCGTGACGCCGGACAGCATCATCAACGAATCGCCCGAGCTGACCCACGCCCTTTACTGGTCCAGGGTCCATCCGGTGAAAGCCCTGGCCTTTTTTTCCCGCCAGTATCCGCCTCACCCCATCACGGCTCAATTGG CCGTTCGATGTCTCAACTCGTATCCGCCGGACGCGGTCCTCTTTTACGTGCCGCAACTGGTCCAGGCCGTTCGCTACGACAACATGGGCTACGTCGTCGAGTTCATCAAGGTGCTGGCCCAAAAATCGCAGCTGGCCGCCCACCAGCTCATCTGGAACATGCAGACCAACAAGTTCACGGACGAGGAGGGTCACACCAAAGACGACGACCTCTACGACACCCTGGAAAGTCTCATCGAATCCATCGTCACTGGGCTCTCCGGGCCGGCCAAAAAATTCTACGAGCGCGAATTCGACTTTTTCGGCAAGATCACGGCCGTCTCGGGCGACATCCGCCCGTTCCCCAAAGGTGCCGAGCGCAAGAAAGCCTGCCTGGAACAATTGTCCAAGATCGCCGTCCAGCCCGGCTGCTACTTGCCGTCCAATCCCGAGGCGCTGGTCATGGACATTGACTACAACAGCGGGACGCCCATGCAGAGCGCGGCCAAGGCCCCGTATTTGGCCCGCTTCAGGGTCCTCCGCTGCGGATTACTGGAACTGGAACACCGCGGTCTCACCAGCGAAGGCGATCAGAAATCGGCCGGCCAACAGGAACAAGACAACAGCAATTTGGTCTGGCAAGCGGCCATTTTTAAAGTGGGCGATGACGTCCGCCAAGACATGCTGGCCCTCCAG GTCATTTCGctgtttaaaaacattttccagcAAGTGGATTTGGActtgtttctctttccttACCGAGTAGTGGCCACCTCGCCCGGCTGCGGAGTCATCGAGTGCGTGCCCAATGCCAAGTCGCGCGACCAACTCGGCCGCCAGACGGACGTCAACCTCAACGACTATTTCATCAACAAGTACGGCGACGAGATGACGCAAGAGTTCCAGACGGCCAGACGCAATTTCATCCGCTCCATGGCCGCCTACTCGCTGGTCGGCTTCCTCCTGCAGATCAAGGATCGACACAACGGCAACATTATGATCGACGGCGACGGCCACATCATCCACATCGATTTCggattcatgtttgaaagttCGCCCGGCGGCAATTTGGGATTCGAGCCGGACATTAAATTGACGGAGGAGATGGTGATGATTATGGGCGGCAAGATGGAAGCCCCACCGTTCCGCTATTTCATGGAACTGTGCGTGCGGGCTTATTTGGCCGTCCGGCCGTACCGCGAGGCTATCGTGTCTCTCGTTTCGTTGATGCTGGACACCCGACTGCCCTGCTTCCGGGGCCAGACCATCAAGTTGCTGCAGGCCCGTTTCGTGCCcatggcctctgaccgcgagGCGGCCAACCACATGATCAACATTGTCCGCTCGTCGTTCCGCAACATCCGCACCCGAACCTACGACATGATTCAATACTACCAGAATCAAATTCCCTACTAG
- the LOC124340525 gene encoding sphingosine-1-phosphate phosphatase 2-like: MLNFIWQWILYLNEPIHVANIQRYFGLERKDSLIKDSTQQPPSSNGHSTPNPEKELATSSSDGESSDSELTPQNYVIHNYYWYWLFKFGTTLGEEIFYASVFPFWFWNIDGAVGRRIINVWSLSMFIGQSLKDIICWPRPQCPPVIRMENKWALEYGMPSTHAMVSVTVPFSVILLTANRYEYPVYIGVAIAFTWCILVSTSRLYLGMHSVADILGGLALASLLLPVLLPLVDTLDAFLLTHPAAPGLLVTTTITLMLVYPGSKFSSAKEDTAVILGSSMGLQLGGWISFQMGWIRGPPIKPPYSIIWPSYEMLGLSLLRTIIGLITVVATRAIAKSVSYAAMKGVVSTLRSKDKLAKEDARDVELFVKLGVKLMTYAAIGIDVVCLAPAAFRFLNIERPTFHTEI, from the exons ATGCTCAACTTTATTTGGCAATGGATCCTGTACCTGAACGAGCCCATACACGTCGCCAATATTCAACGCTATTTCGGgctggagagaaaagattcgcTCATTAAGGATTCAACTCAGCAACCTCCTTCCTCAAACGGTCATTCCACGCCCAATCCA GAAAAAGAACTTGCCACATCCAGCAGCGATGGAGAGTCATCGGATTCAGAATTAACACCTCAAAACTATGTGATTCACAACTACTACTGGTACTGGCTCTTCAAGTTCGGGACAACCCTGGGAGAAGAGATCTTCTACGCTTCAGTGTTTCCCTTCTGGTTTTGGAATATTGATGGTGCCGTAGGGAGACGAATCATCAATGTCTGGTCGCTCTCCATGTTTATTG gacAATCATTGAAGGACATCATCTGTTGGCCCAGACCTCAATGCCCTCCAGTCATCAGAATGGAGAATAAATGGGCCCTGGAATACGGCATGCCTTCAACTCACGCCATGGTCTCTGTGACGGTGCCTTTTTCTGTCATCCTCCTTACAGCCAATCGATACGAATATCCAGTGTATATTGGCGTTGCTATTGCGTTCACCTGGTGTATCCTGGTCTCAACCAGCCGACTGTACCTGGGAATGCATTCCGTGGCC GACATTCTGGGTGGATTAGCCCTGGCCTCTTTACTTTTGCCCGTCCTGCTGCCTTTGGTCGACACTCTCGACGCCTTCCTGTTGACACATCCGGCTGCTCCTGGACTACTAGTCACAACGACCATAACCCTAATGTTGGTGTACCCCGGATCGAAATTCTCCTCTGCCAAAGAGGACACGGCCGTTATTTTAGGATCGTCGATGGGACTCCAGCTGGGCGGCTGGATCTCTTTCCAGATGGGCTGGATCCGTGGGCCGCCCATCAAACCGCCTTATTCCATCATCTGGCCGTCGTACGAGATGCTGGGCCTGTCTCTGCTGCGCACCATCATCGGACTGATTACTGTGGTTGCCACGCGGGCCATCGCCAAGTCCGTCTCCTACGCAGCCATGAAAGGAGTGGTCTCCACCCTGCGGAGTAAAGACAAGCTGGCCAAAGAAGACGCCCGCGATGTGGAGCTTTTCGTCAAACTGGGCGTCAAGTTGATGACTTACGCCGCCATCGGCATCGACGTCGTCTGTCTGGCCCCGGCCGCTTTCCGCTTTCTCAACATCGAACGGCCGACATTCCACACGGAAATCTAA
- the LOC124340504 gene encoding uncharacterized protein LOC124340504, whose product MKLAVLLLTMAILASSSRAFILPGTPEQTNIANVYQTAESAEAGENQIAKDLEHFLGKPLTTMSFAGTTRLNIYRVQGRKNYHSKSLYQFSPAAILDSSSITHWYSGVNSQLYFGFRVQMWNETIQQAVATHLTRVTGKKVRTYQVESIPFDRVILTRSSDVEEDGRYHMAQPMIPYTQTVGFSLACYDKAECQQLAEQFSKEPEQFDKFKVAYSMDSRRETETKIVQVTQSMLTQSNQLFSQISQRFPRTNEILLSVGDAQRLLWRAVSDIVRESFGEQPEAIVRRDSRQKIYDQLEKVVVAAKLTISTADDAKWPTVYWEDPLSRPDAIARSLNERKRHLAHHDDDPFDVQEEQQQQSSSDWKTRSKEAIDALYDQHKEFVSFDGEKFVPKPIQLYRIKLNAIREGRVWKDLGRLEVNYHAGAEMTGPIVHSASTSYSLGLVLPASVELEEEIPNNCEEKKSVISRLIDGQILIVRIKNARTGEYLYPGRDEFSQDAKRRRVFTWRNKDEPLGLWAEWRLTGLWKAGVFRVRFTSLRFPHEYLYPSTDEFSYDKDRRRVFTWRQYSKPEDVHTWADGAADWLLDTYRVNTEQFPNRYALFSPKRREYLYVAPDQLALDETRHRVFTWRGPENEVWVGLKNQWDIEVVRSL is encoded by the exons ATGAAACTAGCCGTTTTATTACTAACGATGGCCATTTTGGCATCGTCTAGTAGAGCCTTCATTCTCCCCGGGACTCCCGAACAAACCAACATTGCAAATGTATATCAGACTGCCGAGTCGGCTGAAGCTGGAGAAAATCAAATCGCCAAAGACCTGGAACATTTTCTGGGCAAACCTTTGACGACCATGTCGTTTGCCGGCACAACTAGGCTCAACATTTACCGCGTCCAGGGGCGGAAAAACTACCACAGCAAGTCCCTTTACCAGTTCAGTCCAGCGGCCATTCTGGACAGCTCCAGCATCACCCACTGGTACAGCGGAGTCAACAGCCAGCTCTATTTCGGCTTCCGCGTTCAAATGTGGAACGAGACGATCCAGCAAGCTGTCGCCACCCATTTGACGCGAGTAACGGGCAAAAAGGTCCGGACCTACCAGGTCGAGTCGATCCCGTTCGACCGAGTCATCCTGACCAGATCCAGCGACGTAGAAGAGGACGGACGTTATCATATGGCCCAGCCCATGATCCCGTACACGCAGACGGTGGGTTTCAGTTTGGCCTGTTACGACAAAGCCGAATGCCAACAACTGGCAGAGCAGTTCAGTAAGGAGCCGGAACAATTCGACAAATTCAAAGTGGCCTACAGCATGGACAGCCGGAGGGAGACGGAGACCAAAATCGTCCAGGTAACGCAGAGCATGTTGACGCAGAGCAATCAGCTGTTTAGTCAAATCAGCCAGCGATTCCCGCGGACCAACGAGATCCTCTTGTCCGTCGGCGATGCCCAGCGTCTTTTATGGCGGGCCGTTTCCGACATTGTCCGCGAAAGTTTCGGGGAACAACCGGAAGCAATCGTGCGCAGAGACTCTCGCCAGAAAATCTACGACCAACTGGAAAAAGTTGTCGTGGCGGCCAAATTGACCATCTCGACGGCCGACGACGCCAAATGGCCCACCGTCTACTGGGAGGACCCACTGAGCCGTCCCGACGCCATCGCCCGATCTCTCAATGAACGCAAACGCCACCTGGCCCACCACGACGACGATCCCTTTGACGTCCAGgaggaacagcagcagcagtcgtccAGTGACTGGAAGACCCGGTCGAAGGAGGCCATCGACGCCTTGTACGACCAGCACAAGGAATTCGTCAGCTTTGACGGTGAGAAATTCGTGCCCAAACCGATCCAGCTGTACAGGATCAAGTTGAACGCCATCCGCGAGGGTCGCGTCTGGAAGGATCTCGGCCGGCTCGAAGTGAATTATCACGCGGGAGCGGAAATGACTGGACCAATCGTCCACAGCGCATCtacttcttattccttggggCTCGTTTTACCTGCGTCAG tGGAACTGGAAGAGGAAATTCCGAATAATTGCGAGGAGAAGAAGAGCGTCATCTCCCGGCTGATTGACGGGCAGATTTTGATTGTCCGGATCAAAAACGCCCGCACTGGCGAGTACCTTTACCCTGGGCGGGACGAGTTCTCCCAGGACGCCAAACGACGCCGAGTCTTTACGTGGCGCAACAAGGACGAGCCGCTGGGATTGTGGGCCGAATGGCGACTGACCGGACTGTGGAAGGCCGGCGTCTTCCGGGTTCGTTTCACCAGTTTGCGGTTCCCGCACGAGTACCTGTACCCGTCGACTGACGAGTTCTCCTACGACAAGGATCGACGTCGCGTCTTCACCTGGCGCCAGTACAGCAAACCCGAGGACGTCCACACCTGGGCCGACGGAGCGGCCGATTGGCTCCTGGACACTTACCGCGTCAACACGGAGCAATTCCCCAACCGCTACGCCCTTTTCAGCCCCAAGCGACGCGAGTACCTCTACGTGGCTCCCGACCAGTTGGCCCTGGACGAAACCCGCCACCGCGTCTTCACCTGGCGCGGTCCAGAGAACGAAGTCTGGGTCGGACTCAAGAACCAATGGGACATTGAAGTCGTCCGATCCTTGTAA
- the LOC124340541 gene encoding delta(3,5)-Delta(2,4)-dienoyl-CoA isomerase, mitochondrial-like, which produces MQTAFKVLGQSAVRTLSTYSAAMASSAALSSKYKFETLSVSTPKDYVYHVQLNRPQQFNAMNSAFWREMVECFQAISEDSDCRVVVISANGKHFTSGLDLTDMGALMETVLGDDDIARKFRTLQQFIKRYQLSFTSIEQCHKPVIAAIHGGCVGGGVDLVTAADIRFCTQDTFFQIKEVEIGLAADVGTLQRLPKVIGSDSLVRELAYTARKMFADEAAQAGLVSRVLPDKDSLLKAALETASAIAGKSPVAIQGSKHNLNYARDHSIEEGLSYMATWNAAMLQSEDLRIAAMAAMDRKGPPPVFSKL; this is translated from the exons ATGCAAACTGCTTTTAAAGTATTGG gACAAAGCGCAGTAAGAACATTGTCTACCTATTCAGCAGCCATGGCGTCTTCTGCTGCCTTGTCCAGCAAGTACAAATTTGAAACCTTGTCAGTGTCCACTCCAAAGGACTATGTTTATCATGTTCAACTTAATAGACCCCAGCAATTTAATGCAATGAATAGTGCCTTCTGGAG GGAAATGGTAGAGTGCTTTCAAGCAATTAGTGAAGACAGCGACTGCAGGGTTGTAGTCATCTCCGCAAATGGCAAGCATTTCACTTCAGGTCTTGATTTGACTGACATGGGTGCGTTAATGGAGACAGTTTTGGGAGATGACGACATTGCCAGGAAATTTCGCACACTCCAGCAGTTCATTAAACGCTATCAATTGTCATTCACCTCAATCGAGCag TGTCACAAACCTGTAATTGCTGCTATTCATGGAGGTTGCGTAGGGGGTGGTGTGGATCTCGTCACTGCTGCTGATATTCGTTTCTGTACTCAGGATACCTTCTTCCAAATCAAAGAAGTTGAAATCG GACTTGCTGCCGACGTGGGAACGTTGCAGCGCTTACCGAAAGTGATTGGATCAGATAGTTTGGTCCGCGAATTGGCCTACACGGCCCGAAAAATGTTTGCGGACGAAGCAGCTCAAGCAGGTCTGGTGAGTCGAGTCTTGCCCGATAAAGACTCGCTGCTCAAAGCAGCTCTGGAGACGGCCAGCGCCATTGCCGGCAAATCACCGGTGGCCATTCAAGGTAGCAAACATAATCTCAATTACGCCCGAGATCACTCGATCGAAGAAGGACTGAGTTACATGGCCACATGGAACGCAGCGATGCTGCAATCAGAAGACTTGCGCATCGCCGCCATGGCCGCCATGGATCGTAAAGGTCCTCCGCCAGTCTTTTCAAAGCtttaa